In one window of Phycisphaerales bacterium DNA:
- a CDS encoding pyridoxal-phosphate dependent enzyme: MPVTHEGSKPDMSLADAVTFEDVRAAAERIAGRVRRTPVLDRTPLDDVLARQLKGAPARVFLKCEGLQHTGAFKLRGATNALLQLEPGTRGVLTYSSGNHAQAIARAGADLGVPTVIVMPSNAPRIKLEATQREVRRGHGQSRIVQYDPATQVREEVGGAIAQAEGLTIIPPYDHPHVIAGQGTAALELFEEVGELDLLLTPCGGGGLLSGSAIAARAVNPGCQVIGVEPAAADDAARSFRSGVLHAVRNPDTIADGTRTPSLGRYTFPLVLASVDRFVTVEEDEILAAMRLCLERFKLVVEPSGALGVAGLLRLAHDEPGAVAGRRIGVILSGGNVDLGSLDL, translated from the coding sequence ATGCCCGTGACCCATGAGGGATCGAAGCCGGACATGTCCCTGGCCGATGCCGTCACCTTCGAAGACGTGCGCGCGGCGGCCGAGCGCATCGCCGGCCGCGTGCGGCGGACGCCGGTGCTCGACCGCACGCCGCTGGACGACGTGCTGGCCCGCCAACTGAAGGGCGCGCCGGCCCGGGTCTTCCTCAAGTGCGAGGGCCTGCAGCACACCGGGGCCTTCAAGCTGCGCGGGGCGACGAATGCCTTGCTGCAACTGGAGCCGGGTACGCGCGGGGTGCTGACGTACAGCAGCGGCAACCACGCCCAGGCGATTGCTCGCGCTGGGGCGGACCTTGGCGTCCCGACCGTGATCGTCATGCCGAGCAACGCGCCGAGGATCAAGCTGGAGGCAACCCAGCGGGAGGTCCGGCGGGGACACGGGCAGTCGAGGATCGTCCAGTACGACCCGGCGACGCAGGTCCGCGAGGAGGTCGGCGGCGCGATCGCACAGGCCGAGGGGCTGACGATCATCCCGCCCTACGACCACCCGCACGTCATCGCCGGCCAGGGGACGGCGGCGCTCGAACTGTTCGAGGAGGTTGGCGAGCTGGACCTGCTGCTGACCCCCTGCGGCGGCGGGGGCTTGCTCAGCGGCTCGGCGATCGCGGCCAGGGCCGTGAACCCCGGCTGCCAGGTGATCGGCGTCGAGCCCGCGGCCGCCGACGACGCGGCGCGGAGCTTCCGAAGCGGCGTGCTGCACGCGGTGCGCAACCCCGACACCATCGCCGACGGGACGCGCACGCCATCGCTGGGTCGCTACACCTTCCCGCTGGTGCTCGCCAGCGTCGACCGCTTCGTGACGGTCGAGGAAGACGAGATCCTCGCGGCGATGCGGCTGTGCCTGGAGCGGTTCAAGCTGGTCGTCGAGCCCTCGGGCGCCCTAGGCGTCGCTGGCCTGCTCCGGCTCGCGCACGATGAGCCGGGCGCGGTCGCCGGGCGTCGCATCGGCGTCATCCTGAGCGGGGGCAACGTTGACCTGGGCTCGCTGGATCTCTGA
- a CDS encoding DUF1206 domain-containing protein — protein sequence MATATMSAHGASEHKNSLEMAARLGYAAHGLVYALIAVFAIDAALGGGGEQAQGAKGSISAIAGTAWGTALLVILAIGLAAYAAMRLWQGLADPANHGTDAKGLGKRAGRVGSGLMELGLAFYALSIAFGWFGGGGSGGAQGLSAKVMSWPGGTWLVGLIGVGIAIGGFVQLKKAITADFMDELSPKAKDKSWVEPTGRAGFAARFVVFLIVGVFLVIAAVQSNPDQARGLGGALQTLREQPFGPWLLGLVALGLLAFAVTRGIFAWYKQLPIEDN from the coding sequence ATGGCGACCGCGACGATGAGCGCCCACGGGGCGAGCGAGCACAAGAACAGCCTCGAGATGGCCGCCCGGCTGGGGTACGCGGCACACGGTCTGGTGTACGCCCTGATCGCGGTCTTCGCGATCGACGCGGCCCTCGGCGGCGGAGGCGAGCAAGCCCAGGGGGCCAAGGGCTCGATCTCGGCGATCGCCGGCACCGCCTGGGGCACGGCGCTGCTGGTGATCCTGGCGATCGGGCTGGCGGCGTACGCGGCGATGAGGTTGTGGCAGGGGCTGGCCGACCCGGCGAACCACGGCACCGATGCGAAGGGCCTGGGGAAGCGTGCCGGCCGGGTGGGCAGCGGGCTGATGGAACTCGGCCTGGCGTTCTACGCGCTGAGCATCGCCTTCGGCTGGTTCGGTGGCGGTGGCAGCGGGGGTGCCCAGGGGCTCTCGGCCAAGGTCATGTCCTGGCCCGGCGGCACGTGGCTTGTCGGGCTCATCGGCGTTGGCATCGCCATCGGCGGTTTCGTGCAACTCAAGAAGGCCATCACCGCGGACTTCATGGACGAGCTGTCTCCAAAGGCCAAGGACAAGTCGTGGGTCGAGCCCACCGGGCGCGCGGGCTTTGCCGCACGCTTCGTGGTGTTCCTGATCGTGGGCGTCTTCCTGGTCATAGCCGCCGTGCAGAGCAATCCCGACCAAGCCCGCGGCCTGGGCGGCGCGCTGCAGACGCTCCGCGAGCAGCCGTTCGGTCCATGGCTTCTGGGCCTGGTCGCACTCGGGTTGCTGGCCTTTGCGGTGACCCGCGGCATCTTCGCGTGGTACAAGCAACTGCCGATCGAAGACAACTGA
- a CDS encoding VTT domain-containing protein, giving the protein MESEHAGKGVFLASLAESTFVPIPLEVVLLPVMISQRQKAWKYAALALAGCLLGASLGYFVGLLAYETVGEWFVGAMGLQDRMDDVQARIEDRGFWYVLFVAVSPVPFQLGYLGAGLTGYSFGMFLLASAIGRGVRYFGLVVLVLAFGKAAGPLLKEHQTEIAVGVTVAFIAIYVAVSLFV; this is encoded by the coding sequence ATGGAGTCAGAGCACGCCGGCAAGGGCGTGTTTCTGGCTTCGCTGGCCGAGTCGACGTTCGTGCCGATCCCGCTCGAGGTCGTGCTGCTTCCGGTCATGATCAGCCAGCGGCAGAAGGCGTGGAAATATGCTGCCCTCGCTCTGGCCGGCTGCCTGCTGGGCGCCTCACTCGGCTACTTCGTCGGTTTGCTGGCGTACGAAACCGTGGGTGAGTGGTTCGTTGGCGCCATGGGCCTGCAAGACCGGATGGACGATGTGCAGGCCCGCATCGAGGATCGCGGCTTCTGGTACGTACTCTTCGTCGCCGTCTCGCCGGTGCCATTCCAACTGGGATATCTCGGAGCCGGCCTCACCGGCTATTCGTTCGGCATGTTCCTGCTTGCCTCCGCGATCGGGCGCGGGGTGCGATACTTCGGCCTGGTCGTGCTCGTGCTCGCCTTTGGTAAGGCGGCGGGCCCGTTGCTCAAGGAGCACCAGACCGAGATCGCCGTCGGTGTGACGGTGGCGTTCATCGCGATCTATGTCGCGGTGTCGCTGTTCGTGTAG
- a CDS encoding DUF1801 domain-containing protein: MPTKTAAPTNIAAYMKSLSPERREMVQAIRDAVNANLDPLFEEGMQYNMPAWYVPHAIYPAGYHCDPKQPLPFASVASQKNHVGIYLFCIYQDSELRDWFVDAWKATGKKLDMGKSCIRVKKLEDVPLDVLSKAIKKMKAKPFIAQYDSVRPDGPQGVGVKKPAAKKTAQQVSIKTVRKPASKKTGTRTATRKR, from the coding sequence ATGCCAACCAAGACCGCAGCGCCGACAAACATCGCCGCATACATGAAGTCTCTTTCACCCGAGCGCCGCGAGATGGTTCAGGCCATCCGCGATGCGGTCAATGCGAACCTCGATCCGTTGTTTGAAGAGGGCATGCAGTACAACATGCCCGCCTGGTACGTGCCGCATGCGATCTATCCGGCAGGCTACCACTGTGATCCGAAGCAGCCATTGCCGTTTGCAAGCGTGGCGAGCCAGAAGAACCACGTGGGCATCTACCTGTTCTGCATCTACCAGGATTCCGAACTGCGGGACTGGTTCGTTGACGCCTGGAAGGCCACGGGCAAGAAGCTCGACATGGGCAAGAGTTGCATCCGTGTCAAGAAGCTTGAGGACGTACCGCTAGACGTGCTGAGCAAGGCGATCAAGAAGATGAAGGCCAAGCCATTCATCGCCCAGTACGACAGCGTGCGGCCCGATGGCCCGCAGGGCGTCGGCGTGAAGAAGCCAGCCGCGAAGAAGACCGCACAGCAGGTATCGATAAAGACCGTACGGAAGCCGGCGTCGAAGAAGACCGGAACAAGAACCGCGACAAGAAAGCGGTAG
- a CDS encoding mechanosensitive ion channel — protein MFSPETLPSRPAAWFLAVLLALASMAHAQSSDSSEPVYVQDQINPMLGRLDPPPVLETPQSAFEFFMLACEDDDFGRAAHALNFRLNPQVSPDEAARLAEQLFFVINQELWIDWESLPDRPDGMDDSAPLNGSGPMIGRARKSIPIGSIDLGSREVTLRLQRVTTDAQGETPRWLISPFTVQHIEAMYEAHGPGWLDDRMPEWARVRGWGGVMVWQLIAMILAFLLAPAMAWAGTWCLKWVLKRSPVPSIGIYDALHWPVTCFIAAILISLAFSVGLSLPGNIATIVDPLVLLLIAATGAWIAMRAMNFVVENVAKRAVRHSHDDEAAQQSVLTTITIVRHVLILVIAAAALGIVLSQLSGFRSIGIALLSSAGAVALIVGIAGHAVLGNLIAGLQIALTQPFTLGDSVYIEDNYGTIEDITYTYVIVRTWDYRRMVIPIRYFIANWFENWSLRDAFLAKPIYLHVDYSASIDAIRQKFIELVEADEAWASDRDEPTVLAYEAKEESLIVRLTCAAKNPGTAWDLHCRIREQMIEWLQKVEDGRWLPRQRIDVARLSQDSGDDPKTEAD, from the coding sequence GTGTTCTCGCCTGAGACGCTGCCATCGCGTCCGGCGGCCTGGTTCCTGGCCGTGCTTCTCGCGCTGGCGAGCATGGCGCACGCCCAGTCGTCCGATTCGTCCGAGCCGGTCTACGTTCAGGATCAGATCAACCCGATGCTCGGTCGGCTCGATCCGCCGCCGGTGCTCGAGACGCCGCAGTCGGCCTTCGAGTTCTTCATGTTGGCATGCGAAGACGACGACTTCGGTCGCGCCGCGCACGCCCTCAACTTCCGGCTGAATCCGCAGGTCTCGCCCGACGAGGCCGCCCGGCTTGCCGAGCAACTCTTCTTCGTCATCAACCAGGAACTCTGGATCGACTGGGAATCGCTTCCCGATCGACCCGACGGCATGGACGACAGCGCCCCGCTGAACGGTTCAGGGCCAATGATCGGCCGGGCCCGCAAGAGCATCCCGATCGGCTCGATCGATCTCGGCAGTCGGGAAGTAACGCTGCGCCTGCAACGCGTCACCACCGACGCCCAGGGCGAGACCCCACGCTGGCTGATCTCGCCATTCACCGTCCAGCACATCGAAGCGATGTACGAAGCCCACGGCCCGGGCTGGCTGGACGATCGCATGCCCGAGTGGGCCCGCGTGCGCGGCTGGGGCGGCGTGATGGTCTGGCAACTGATCGCCATGATCCTGGCGTTCCTGCTCGCACCGGCAATGGCATGGGCCGGCACCTGGTGCCTCAAGTGGGTTCTCAAGCGAAGCCCCGTGCCATCAATTGGGATCTACGACGCGCTGCACTGGCCGGTCACGTGCTTCATCGCGGCGATCCTCATCTCGCTGGCCTTCAGCGTGGGCCTGTCGCTCCCGGGGAATATTGCGACCATCGTTGACCCGCTGGTGCTGCTCCTGATCGCCGCAACGGGCGCGTGGATCGCCATGCGCGCCATGAATTTCGTGGTCGAGAACGTCGCCAAGCGCGCCGTACGGCACTCCCACGACGACGAGGCCGCTCAGCAGAGCGTCCTGACCACGATCACCATCGTCCGACACGTGCTGATCCTCGTGATCGCGGCCGCCGCACTGGGCATCGTGCTCTCGCAACTGAGCGGCTTTCGTTCGATCGGCATCGCGCTGCTTTCCTCCGCCGGGGCCGTCGCGCTCATCGTGGGCATCGCGGGGCACGCCGTACTTGGCAACCTGATCGCCGGGCTCCAGATTGCCCTGACCCAACCCTTTACGCTCGGCGACTCGGTCTATATCGAGGACAACTACGGCACGATCGAAGATATCACGTACACCTATGTCATCGTTCGTACGTGGGACTACCGCCGCATGGTCATTCCCATCCGGTACTTCATCGCCAATTGGTTCGAGAATTGGAGCCTGCGGGACGCCTTCCTCGCCAAGCCCATCTACCTGCACGTTGACTACAGCGCCAGCATCGACGCCATTCGGCAGAAGTTCATCGAACTCGTGGAAGCCGACGAGGCGTGGGCGAGCGATCGCGACGAACCAACGGTGCTCGCCTACGAGGCCAAGGAAGAGTCACTGATCGTTCGCCTGACGTGCGCCGCCAAGAACCCCGGCACGGCTTGGGATCTGCACTGTCGGATCCGTGAGCAGATGATCGAATGGCTGCAGAAGGTCGAAGATGGTCGCTGGTTGCCGCGCCAACGCATCGACGTCGCGCGGCTGTCCCAAGACTCCGGCGACGACCCCAAGACCGAGGCCGATTAG
- a CDS encoding ATPase, T2SS/T4P/T4SS family — MSKLTLRGNKSGSKKDGATADAINARASGDALPGVARALRVPRLTADALRAFREMPGSDTEPWDMLISAMATDEQSSLKLLAERTGLPFVAEPRLNESALRFYELVPPNVARERHVGGVESDGRTMTVATAQPMQPAFFAQLEEHLGMPLRLVLTPRAVVQSLVNRGYEKRQDLVTEIIEEMPLDEGAIASAAGSIGSGNDLLALARQGPVIRLVNMILFEALRRRASDVHVHPEETRLNIRLRVDGMLVDAFSPPLSLAPAISSRLKVMTELDIANRHSPQDGQTTVRVGSHKVDIRLSVIPTVHGERLVMRLLDQGQNKLSLDTLGMTQEMQQELKDTVDRPNGMLLVTGPTGSGKTTTLYSALGMVDRNSRNVMTIEDPVEYRLEGISQMQVNVKRGVTFAAGLRSLLRQDPDVILVGEVRDHETAQLAVQASLTGHLVLATLHTNDAPSAIPRLLDIGIEPFLVTSSLLGVMAQRLVRRLATPEEREETGQTYKGRMGVYELMRMNDELRTLTAQRADGVLLMEAAKRAGFKPMIEDAKMKAAKGMTDEAEIRRVLA, encoded by the coding sequence ATGAGCAAGCTGACCCTGCGGGGCAACAAGAGCGGCTCGAAGAAGGACGGCGCCACCGCCGATGCAATCAATGCACGTGCGTCGGGCGATGCGCTGCCCGGCGTGGCTCGGGCCCTCCGCGTTCCGCGCCTGACCGCCGACGCCTTGCGCGCGTTCCGCGAGATGCCTGGCTCGGACACCGAGCCCTGGGACATGCTCATCAGCGCGATGGCCACCGACGAGCAGAGCTCGCTCAAGCTGTTGGCCGAGCGCACCGGCCTTCCGTTCGTCGCCGAGCCCAGGCTGAACGAGAGCGCCCTGCGTTTCTACGAGTTGGTCCCCCCGAACGTGGCGCGTGAGCGGCACGTGGGCGGGGTCGAGAGCGACGGGCGCACGATGACGGTCGCCACCGCCCAGCCCATGCAGCCGGCGTTCTTCGCCCAGCTCGAAGAGCACCTGGGCATGCCGCTGCGGCTGGTGCTCACGCCCCGGGCCGTCGTGCAGAGCCTGGTCAACCGCGGCTACGAGAAGCGGCAGGACCTTGTCACCGAGATCATCGAGGAAATGCCCCTCGACGAGGGGGCTATCGCCAGCGCGGCCGGCTCGATCGGCAGCGGCAATGACCTGCTCGCGCTCGCGCGCCAGGGACCGGTCATCCGGCTGGTGAATATGATCCTCTTCGAGGCGCTGCGCCGGCGAGCGAGCGACGTCCATGTGCACCCCGAGGAGACGCGGCTCAACATCCGCCTGCGCGTCGATGGCATGCTGGTGGATGCCTTCAGCCCGCCGCTCAGTCTGGCCCCGGCGATCAGCAGCCGCCTGAAGGTCATGACCGAGCTGGACATCGCCAACCGCCACAGCCCGCAGGACGGCCAGACCACCGTCCGCGTGGGCAGCCACAAGGTCGATATCCGTCTGAGCGTCATCCCGACCGTGCACGGCGAACGCCTCGTGATGCGCTTGCTCGACCAGGGCCAGAACAAGCTGAGCCTGGACACTCTGGGGATGACCCAGGAGATGCAGCAGGAGCTCAAGGACACGGTCGACCGGCCCAACGGCATGCTGCTGGTCACCGGCCCCACCGGCTCGGGCAAGACCACCACGCTCTACTCGGCCCTGGGCATGGTCGACCGCAACTCGCGAAATGTCATGACCATCGAGGACCCGGTCGAATACCGGCTCGAAGGCATCAGTCAGATGCAGGTCAACGTCAAGCGCGGCGTCACCTTCGCCGCCGGCCTGCGCAGCCTGCTGCGGCAGGACCCCGACGTGATCCTCGTGGGCGAGGTGCGCGACCACGAAACGGCTCAGCTCGCCGTCCAGGCCAGCCTGACCGGCCACCTCGTGCTGGCGACATTGCACACCAACGATGCACCGAGCGCCATCCCTCGATTGCTGGACATCGGCATCGAGCCATTCCTGGTGACCAGTTCGCTCCTGGGCGTGATGGCCCAGCGGCTGGTGCGTCGCCTGGCGACGCCCGAGGAACGTGAGGAGACCGGCCAGACCTACAAGGGACGAATGGGCGTCTACGAACTCATGCGCATGAACGATGAGCTGCGCACCCTGACTGCCCAGCGTGCCGACGGCGTGCTGCTCATGGAAGCCGCCAAGCGCGCCGGCTTCAAGCCCATGATCGAGGACGCGAAGATGAAGGCGGCCAAGGGCATGACCGACGAGGCCGAGATCAGGCGTGTTCTCGCCTGA